A genomic region of Choristoneura fumiferana chromosome 17, NRCan_CFum_1, whole genome shotgun sequence contains the following coding sequences:
- the mge gene encoding translocase of outer mitochondrial membrane 22 homolog mge isoform X1, with protein MLMELTDELEQSDSGMESLTASKDDTPERKPEDNFSLPVLGSSPELGPSLKEYEDEPDETLSERLWGLTEMFPVCIRNGTYTITTKSWSGAKSLYSLSRSVMWIVASSSVILFAPVIFEVERAQVEEMQKSQQKQVLLGTNAALSGPMPNMPPMPR; from the exons ATGCTTATGGAACTAACCGATGAGCTGGAGCAGAGTGATAGCGGAATGGAATCTTTGACAGCAAGCAAAGATGATACCCCGGAGCGTAAGCCCGAAGATAACTTCAGTCTTCCTGTG TTGGGATCTTCACCAGAGTTGGGACCTTCCCTAAAAGAATACGAAGAT GAGCCGGACGAAACGCTGTCCGAAAGATTATGGGGGCTAACTGAAATGTTCCCTGTTTGTATCAGAAATGGAACATACACAATCACCACTAAGTCATG GTCGGGAGCCAAATCATTGTACAGTTTGTCCCGTTCCGTTATGTGGATAGTGGCCAGCTCGTCAGTTATCCTCTTTGCCCCTGTCATCTTCGAAGTTGAAAGAGCTCAAGTTGAAGAGATGCAAAAGTCTCAACAGAAGCAG GTTTTACTGGGAACTAATGCTGCCTTATCAGGGCCTATGCCAAACATGCCACCAATGCCACGATAA
- the mge gene encoding translocase of outer mitochondrial membrane 22 homolog mge isoform X2: protein MSVEVPCACSSPEDCAPTTTPRGISLGSSPELGPSLKEYEDEPDETLSERLWGLTEMFPVCIRNGTYTITTKSWSGAKSLYSLSRSVMWIVASSSVILFAPVIFEVERAQVEEMQKSQQKQVLLGTNAALSGPMPNMPPMPR from the exons atgtCTGTTGAAGTTCCTTGTGCCTGTAGCTCTCCAGAAGACTGTGCCCCGACGACTACTCCGAGAGGTATAAGT TTGGGATCTTCACCAGAGTTGGGACCTTCCCTAAAAGAATACGAAGAT GAGCCGGACGAAACGCTGTCCGAAAGATTATGGGGGCTAACTGAAATGTTCCCTGTTTGTATCAGAAATGGAACATACACAATCACCACTAAGTCATG GTCGGGAGCCAAATCATTGTACAGTTTGTCCCGTTCCGTTATGTGGATAGTGGCCAGCTCGTCAGTTATCCTCTTTGCCCCTGTCATCTTCGAAGTTGAAAGAGCTCAAGTTGAAGAGATGCAAAAGTCTCAACAGAAGCAG GTTTTACTGGGAACTAATGCTGCCTTATCAGGGCCTATGCCAAACATGCCACCAATGCCACGATAA